One genomic segment of Ricinus communis isolate WT05 ecotype wild-type chromosome 5, ASM1957865v1, whole genome shotgun sequence includes these proteins:
- the LOC8271401 gene encoding serine/threonine/tyrosine-protein kinase HT1 produces MEEENSSWIRRTKFSHTVCHRLDSSRLASLALAVQEERNSGLKSRPGTSSPNRKSLYFSNQRSASFPNKKSSSSVTSNSQIQRNPVTNKLRSLSPLPQTALSDTFKEARSDRKRFSTPHPRSKDQDKGFAKPSKHASNTSPLRQLASLKGHEKLKSKKDSAWTKYFDHAGGRVNAVEAADEFSVDMSKLFLGLRFAHGAHSRLYHGVYKDEPVAVKIIRAPDDDDNGTLSIRLKNQYDREVTLLSRLHHPNVIKFVAACKMPPVYCVITEYLSEGSLRAYLHKLEHKSLPLEKLIAIALDIARGMEYIHSQSIIHRDLKPENVLIDQEFRMKIADFGIACEEAYCDSLADDPGTYRWMAPEMIKKKSYGKRVDVYSFGLILWELVAGTIPYEDMNPIQAAFAVVNKNLRPVIPRDCHPAMRALIEQCWSLQPDKRPEFWQIVKVLEQFGSSLARDGTLNLVQNPTCQDHKKGLLHWIQKLGPMHPSSSPMPKPKFT; encoded by the exons ATGGAGGAAGAGAATAGTTCTTGGATAAGGAGGACAAAGTTTTCACACACAGTTTGTCATCGATTAGATTCTTCAAGATTGGCGTCTTTGGCTTTAGCTGTTCAGGAAGAGAGGAATTCAGGCTTGAAATCAAGGCCTGGCACGTCTTCTCCTAATCGGAAATCTCTTTACTTTTCCAATCAGAGATCTGCTTCCTTTCCAAATAAGAAGTCCTCATCCTCCGTTACTAGTAATTCTCAGATTCAGCGAAATCCTGTGACCAACAAGCTGAGATCTTTATCTCCTCTCCCTCAAACAGCGCTTTCTGATACTTTTAAGGAAGCAagatctgataggaagagattctcaACTCCTCATCCTCGCAGCAAAGATCAAGACAAGGGATTTGCCAAGCCATCCAAACATGCATCTAACACAAGCCCACTTCGGCAGTTAGCTTCATTGAAGGGTCATGAAAAATTAAAGTCTAAGAAGGACTCTGCTTGGACAAAGTATTTTGACCATGCTGGCGGAAGGGTTAATGCTGTAGAAGCAGCTGATGAATTTAGTGTTGATATGTCTAAGCTGTTTCTTGGTCTTAGATTTGCTCATGGGGCACATAGCAGGCTTTATCATGGCGTATACAAGGACGAACCTGTTGCTGTTAAAATTATTCGGGCCCCAGATGATGACGACAATGGAACCTTATCAATTAGATTAAAGAATCAATATGACAGGGAAGTAACTCTTTTATCTCGGCTTCACCATCCAAATGTTATAAAG TTTGTAGCAGCATGCAAAATGCCACCGGTGTATTGTGTTATAACAGAATATTTATCTGAAGGTTCCTTGAGGGCATACTTGCACAAGCTCGAGCATAAGTCTCTCCCCTTGGAGAAACTAATTGCAATTGCGCTGGACATTGCTCGTGGAATGGAATACATTCACTCTCAAAGTATCATCCATAGAGATCTTAAACCCGAAAACGTACTTATTGATCAAGAGTTTCGTATGAAGATTGCTGATTTTGGTATAGCTTGTGAGGAGGCTTACTGCGATTCATTAGCTGATGATCCAGGGACTTACAGATGGATGGCGCCAGagatgataaaaaagaaatcttacGGGAAAAGGGTAGATGTCTACAGTTTTGGGCTAATTTTATGGGAATTGGTGGCTGGAACAATCCCGTATGAGGATATGAACCCCATACAAGCTGCTTTTGCAGTAGTGAATAAG AATTTGAGACCTGTTATCCCACGGGACTGTCATCCAGCCATGAGAGCATTAATCGAGCAATGCTGGTCCTTGCAACCAGATAAGAGGCCTGAGTTTTGGCAAATCGTGAAGGTATTAGAGCAATTTGGATCTTCACTTGCTCGTGATGGGACTCTGAATTTGGTACAAAATCCAACTTGCCAAGATCATAAGAAAGGTCTTCTTCATTGGATTCAAAAGCTTGGTCCCATGCATCCAAGTAGCTCCCCTATGCCTAAACCTAAATTCACATGA
- the LOC8258459 gene encoding eukaryotic translation initiation factor 3 subunit D, with protein MVGFEVGFVPFNPDGWGPPDAAFASAATTTSTLPLNVPFAPFSRSDKLGRIADWTRNINPNANRPNSKQNASDSVFDFTADDSFPAATAAGDDDSTFRLVDGKPPPRPKFGPKWRFNQHRQQLPQRRDEEVEARKREAEKERARRDRLYNMNRSNQNQPRREAAVFKSSVDIQPEWNMLDQIPFSTFSKLSFSVPEPEDLLLCGGLEFYDRSFDRITPKNERRLERFKNRNFFKVTTTDDPVIRRLANEDKATVFATDTILATLMCAPRSVYSWDIVIQRVGNKLFFDKRDGSQLDLLSVHETSQEPLPEAKDDMNSAYSLSVEAAYINQNFSQQVLIRDGNKVSFDEPNPFATEGEEVASVAYRYRRWKLDDDMHLVARCEVQSVVEVNKQRSFLTLNALNEFDPKYSGVDWRQKLETQRGAVLATELKNNANKLAKWTAQALLASADLMKLGYVSRVHPRDHYNHVILAVVGYKPRDFAAQINLNTSNMWGIVKSIVDLCMKLNEGKYVLVKDPSKPQVRIYEVPADAFENDYVEEPLPEEEQVQPPGEDTENAEANGGTVDVEAKDIDAQA; from the coding sequence ATGGTAGGCTTTGAAGTAGGTTTCGTTCCTTTCAACCCCGACGGTTGGGGTCCACCAGACGCCGCTTTCGCCAGCGCCGCCACAACCACCTCCACTCTCCCTTTAAACGTCCCTTTCGCTCCTTTTTCCCGCTCCGACAAACTCGGCCGAATTGCCGATTGGACCCGAAACATCAACCCGAACGCTAATCGCCCTAACTCCAAACAAAATGCCTCCGATTCCGTTTTTGACTTCACCGCTGACGATTCATTCCCTGCCGCCACCGCAGCAGGCGACGATGACTCCACTTTCCGTCTCGTGGACGGAAAACCTCCTCCGCGTCCAAAATTCGGTCCTAAGTGGCGGTTCAACCAGCACCGACAGCAACTCCCTCAGCGGCGCGACGAGGAAGTCGAAGCCCGTAAGCGAGAAGCCGAAAAGGAACGCGCTCGACGTGATCGTTTGTATAATATGAACCGGTCAAATCAGAATCAGCCACGTCGCGAAGCTGCAGTATTTAAATCATCAGTTGATATTCAGCCAGAATGGAACATGCTTGATCAGATCCCTTTCTCGACGTTTTCGAAGCTTTCTTTTTCAGTTCCGGAGCCAGAGGATTTACTTCTATGCGGCGGTCTCGAATTCTACGACAGGTCGTTTGATAGAATTACTCCTAAAAACGAGCGTCGTTTAGAAAGGTTTAAAAACCGTAATTTCTTTAAAGTTACTACAACTGATGATCCTGTGATTAGGAGACTTGCAAATGAAGATAAAGCTACTGTGTTTGCCACTGATACTATTTTAGCTACTTTGATGTGTGCCCCACGGTCTGTCTATTCTTGGGATATTGTGATTCAGAGAGTCGGAAATAAGCTCTTTTTTGATAAGAGAGATGGTTCTCAGCTTGACTTGCTTTCCGTTCACGAAACTTCTCAAGAACCCTTACCTGAAGCTAAGGATGATATGAATTCTGCTTATTCTTTAAGTGTTGAAGCTGCTTATATTAATCAGAATTTCTCGCAGCAGGTTTTGATTAGGGATGGGAATAAAGTTTCCTTTGATGAGCCTAACCCGTTTGCAACTGAAGGTGAGGAAGTTGCTTCTGTGGCGTATAGGTATAGAAGGTGGAAGCTTGATGATGATATGCATCTTGTCGCTAGGTGTGAGGTGCAGAGTGTTGTTGAGGTTAATAAGCAGAGATCCTTTTTGACCCTGAATGCACTTAATGAGTTTGATCCTAAATATTCTGGTGTTGATTGGAGACAGAAGTTGGAGACGCAACGTGGTGCTGTTTTAGCTACTGAATTGAAGAACAATGCTAATAAATTGGCTAAGTGGACTGCCCAAGCTTTGTTGGCCAGTGCTGATTTGATGAAGCTGGGTTATGTTTCCAGGGTTCATCCTAGGGACCATTACAATCATGTGATTTTAGCTGTTGTGGGGTATAAGCCTAGGGATTTTGCTGCTCAGATTAATTTGAATACATCTAACATGTGGGGGATTGTGAAAAGTATTGTTGACTTGTGTATGAAATTGAATGAGGGCAAATATGTGTTGGTAAAAGACCCCTCTAAGCCACAAGTAAGAATTTATGAGGTTCCTGCTGATGCATTCGAGAATGATTATGTGGAGGAACCTTTACCTGAGGAGGAGCAAGTTCAGCCGCCTGGTGAGGACACTGAGAACGCTGAGGCAAATGGAGGTACTGTTGATGTTGAAGCTAAGGACATTGATGCTCAAGCTTAA
- the LOC8258460 gene encoding transcription factor bHLH162 — protein MENNPSCSTTDRKTIERNRRNQMKALYSQLNSLVPHHSSRESVSLPDQLDEAANYIKKLQIKLEKMKERKDSLMGIERPNASAGCSTRAGMRLRSPQIEVNGIGSALEVVLLTGLDCQFLFNETIRILQEEGAEIVNATFSVLDDTVFHIIHSKVEDSAPSYEAARISKRLKKFAEDSAPSH, from the exons ATGGAGAACAACCCCAGTTGTTCAACAACTGATAGGAAAACCATAGAGAGGAATAGAAGAAATCAAATGAAAGCTCTCTACTCCCAGCTTAATTCTCTTGTGCCCCATCACAGCTCCAGg GAATCAGTGTCTCTGCCTGATCAGCTAGATGAGGCAGCAAACTATATAAAGAAGTTGCAGATAAAGTtggagaaaatgaaagaaagaaaagacagTTTAATGGGAATCGAAAGGCCAAATGCAAGTGCAGGCTGCAGTACTAGAGCAGGAATGCGGTTAAGATCTCCACAAATTGAGGTTAATGGAATAGGTTCGGCATTAGAGGTTGTTTTACTGACAGGGTTGGATTGTCAGTTCTTGTTCAACGAGACTATCCGCATTCTTCAAGAGGAGGGAGCTGAGATTGTTAATGCCACTTTTTCTGTTCTAGATGATACTGTTTTCCACATCATACATTCCAAG gTTGAAGATTCTGCCCCTAGTTATGAAGCTGCAAGGATCTCTAAGAGGTTAAAGAAGTTTGCTGAAGATTCTGCCCCTAGTCACTGA